A single Carnobacterium inhibens subsp. inhibens DSM 13024 DNA region contains:
- a CDS encoding DEAD/DEAH box helicase: protein MLFNELELNQHLLRALKEAGYTKATPIQEDAIPHLMNNKDLLGCAQTGTGKTAAFALPILQNIMEEKTVGKGTIKALILAPTRELAIQIGESFQTYAKYLPLNIQVIFGGVSQNPQTATLKRGTDILVATPGRLLDLIKQGFVKLNQVDFFVLDEADMMLDMGMLRDVRHIIRELPKKRQSMFFSATMPNEIEKLAGTILSNPVKVVVNPVSSTVEVIQQSAYRVAKTDKTNLLIYLLKNTQVERSLVFSRTKHGANKIVKKLLQAGLSAEAIHGNKSQNARQQALENFKTMKTSVLVATDIAARGIDVPELSQVIQFDLPEVPETYVHRIGRTGRAGLSGKAISFCDETESDLLRDIEKLSKRKVPVIKDHPYLLKEGTQAPAQQAKKAVATRTNGTRPKSKQGRRGGQKAAQRPRVQTKNT, encoded by the coding sequence TTGTTATTTAATGAATTAGAATTGAACCAACACTTGTTGCGCGCACTGAAAGAAGCAGGCTATACGAAAGCAACGCCTATCCAAGAGGATGCCATTCCGCATCTGATGAACAACAAGGACTTGTTGGGTTGTGCCCAGACTGGTACTGGTAAGACAGCTGCCTTTGCCTTACCCATCCTTCAAAATATTATGGAAGAAAAAACAGTTGGAAAAGGTACCATAAAAGCCTTGATCCTTGCTCCTACACGTGAGCTTGCTATACAAATCGGTGAAAGTTTCCAAACATACGCTAAATACCTTCCATTGAATATCCAAGTAATTTTTGGCGGCGTTTCCCAGAATCCTCAGACAGCCACGCTGAAACGCGGAACGGATATCCTGGTCGCGACGCCAGGCAGACTATTAGACCTTATCAAACAAGGATTTGTCAAGTTGAACCAGGTTGATTTCTTCGTCTTGGACGAAGCCGATATGATGTTAGATATGGGTATGTTACGTGATGTACGCCATATTATCCGCGAATTGCCTAAGAAACGTCAAAGCATGTTTTTTTCAGCAACGATGCCGAATGAAATCGAAAAACTTGCAGGAACCATTTTATCAAACCCGGTAAAAGTGGTGGTCAATCCGGTTTCATCAACTGTTGAAGTCATACAACAAAGCGCTTATCGCGTAGCCAAAACCGACAAAACTAACCTACTTATCTATCTTTTGAAGAATACGCAGGTTGAGCGCTCCCTAGTCTTCTCCAGAACCAAGCATGGTGCCAACAAAATCGTCAAAAAACTTTTGCAAGCGGGTCTTTCAGCCGAAGCGATTCACGGCAACAAGTCCCAGAATGCGCGTCAGCAAGCTTTAGAAAACTTCAAGACCATGAAAACCAGCGTTCTCGTAGCGACAGATATCGCAGCCCGTGGTATCGATGTGCCTGAGCTTTCGCAAGTTATCCAATTTGACTTGCCTGAAGTTCCAGAAACCTACGTTCACCGTATCGGCCGTACAGGACGCGCAGGGCTAAGCGGAAAAGCTATCTCTTTCTGTGATGAAACAGAATCAGACTTGTTGCGCGACATTGAAAAACTTAGTAAGAGAAAAGTTCCAGTCATAAAAGACCATCCTTATCTGTTGAAAGAAGGCACTCAAGCACCAGCACAGCAAGCGAAAAAAGCAGTTGCCACACGCACTAATGGAACACGCCCAAAAAGCAAACAAGGTCGAAGAGGCGGTCAGAAAGCCGCACAAAGACCTCGTGTACAAACGAAAAACACGTAA
- a CDS encoding ABC transporter substrate-binding protein: protein MTILKTMKYLGLITASTLLLGACGEKNAAEEQTAANEQSMEQTEKTTFPLTLDNYTASSEGAVFSEKEITYEFSPKSIVANNQGTAELLIQLGLAEDIVGVAALYGEGDEAVTEDFSSIPVLSEGYVGKELVVGTDPDIVVGRGQLFANAEWGTGTVEELNDVGIQTYIQATSTTGATFDDLYTDIDHLGKLFTVEEKAQQFSTDVQGRMDAIVAAIPDKQETLDYAYIFGAEGTNVDIYSGAADTYLNDALSYMSLENTFADTTGEISVEALLEADPDVLLLVNYTGGRDPKESLADLKANDALSSLTAIKEDRIYTIDYNQFWSYGYQILTGMEQLSAEMQSKN from the coding sequence ATGACTATACTAAAAACAATGAAATACTTAGGTCTTATTACAGCTTCAACTTTGTTGCTAGGGGCGTGTGGAGAAAAAAATGCTGCTGAAGAACAGACAGCTGCGAATGAACAGTCAATGGAACAGACAGAAAAAACAACTTTTCCATTAACGTTGGATAATTACACTGCATCGTCAGAAGGCGCGGTATTTTCAGAAAAAGAAATCACTTACGAATTTAGTCCAAAATCGATTGTGGCCAATAATCAGGGAACAGCGGAGTTGCTGATCCAACTTGGATTAGCTGAAGACATTGTAGGCGTAGCTGCCTTATACGGTGAAGGGGATGAAGCGGTGACTGAAGATTTCTCTAGCATTCCTGTTTTGTCAGAAGGATACGTAGGAAAAGAATTAGTTGTAGGTACTGATCCGGATATCGTTGTGGGGCGTGGGCAACTGTTTGCCAATGCCGAATGGGGAACAGGAACAGTTGAAGAATTAAATGACGTGGGTATTCAGACGTATATTCAAGCGACATCAACGACCGGCGCAACTTTTGATGATCTCTATACAGATATTGATCATTTAGGAAAATTATTTACGGTTGAAGAGAAGGCACAACAATTTTCAACGGATGTGCAAGGGCGAATGGATGCGATCGTCGCAGCCATTCCTGATAAACAGGAAACACTTGATTATGCTTATATTTTTGGAGCAGAAGGTACTAACGTAGATATTTACAGTGGTGCAGCAGACACTTATTTAAACGATGCATTAAGCTATATGAGCTTAGAAAATACATTTGCAGATACAACGGGAGAAATCAGTGTGGAGGCCTTATTGGAAGCTGATCCAGATGTATTATTGCTGGTTAACTATACGGGTGGACGTGATCCAAAAGAGAGCTTAGCTGATTTGAAAGCAAATGACGCACTTTCAAGCCTGACAGCGATCAAGGAAGACCGTATCTATACGATCGATTACAATCAGTTCTGGAGTTATGGGTACCAAATTTTAACCGGTATGGAACAACTCAGCGCTGAAATGCAGTCAAAAAATTAA
- a CDS encoding FecCD family ABC transporter permease, which produces MNHIDKQRKLFYMCLLLLIVLIIFSVGIGVAIGQVAVPLKESFQILLKNLSGGRIDNLPGGSSDSFENIIWQIRFPRVLLAMLTGMGLSLAGAVMQTTVQNPLADPYILGISSGASLGATFAIMIGFGGTSILAQFGLSFWAFIGAVTAALLVLLLSNATGQMNSIKLILSGMVLNALFTAFSNFIIYIANDAEGIRSVTFWMMGSLVGASWSKLPLIANVVMVCLLFFLTQIRTLNLMLLGDESAITLGVNLKFYRKLYLVITSVLTGIIVANTGMIGFVGLIIPHIVRGIVGSNHRYFLPLSVFSGSLFMVWCDILSRIILPTVELPIGILTSLIGAPLFIYIFVKKGYEFGG; this is translated from the coding sequence ATGAACCACATCGATAAACAACGAAAGTTATTTTATATGTGTTTACTCCTTCTTATTGTATTGATTATTTTTTCGGTTGGAATCGGTGTCGCGATCGGACAAGTTGCAGTGCCTTTAAAAGAATCTTTTCAGATACTGCTTAAAAATTTGTCAGGTGGAAGGATTGATAACTTACCGGGAGGTTCTTCTGACTCTTTCGAAAATATCATCTGGCAGATTCGTTTTCCGAGAGTACTCTTAGCTATGCTCACAGGTATGGGACTATCCTTAGCAGGTGCGGTCATGCAGACAACGGTCCAGAATCCACTCGCAGATCCTTATATCTTAGGCATTTCGTCTGGAGCCTCTCTAGGTGCAACATTTGCTATCATGATCGGCTTTGGTGGAACCAGTATCTTGGCTCAGTTTGGTTTGTCTTTTTGGGCATTTATAGGTGCTGTGACAGCGGCTCTGCTAGTCTTACTGTTGTCGAATGCTACTGGACAAATGAATTCGATCAAATTGATTTTATCCGGGATGGTATTAAATGCCCTTTTTACAGCCTTTTCCAATTTCATCATTTATATCGCTAATGATGCGGAAGGGATTCGTTCAGTTACTTTTTGGATGATGGGAAGTTTAGTCGGAGCAAGTTGGTCCAAGCTACCTTTGATAGCCAACGTTGTCATGGTTTGTTTGCTCTTTTTCTTAACGCAAATACGGACGTTGAATCTTATGTTGTTAGGCGATGAATCAGCTATTACGCTTGGGGTAAATTTGAAATTTTACCGTAAATTGTATCTTGTTATTACGTCGGTTCTAACTGGGATCATTGTGGCAAATACTGGAATGATTGGATTTGTAGGGTTGATCATCCCACATATTGTTCGTGGGATAGTCGGGTCAAATCATCGGTACTTTTTACCGTTATCAGTTTTTTCGGGATCTTTGTTTATGGTATGGTGCGATATTTTGTCTCGTATCATCCTGCCAACTGTTGAATTGCCTATTGGTATTTTGACCTCTTTAATTGGTGCACCACTGTTCATTTATATTTTTGTGAAAAAAGGCTATGAGTTTGGAGGGTAA
- a CDS encoding ABC transporter ATP-binding protein — protein MNLTIDNVSVSIASQKIIEDISLHVSKNQFVGVIGPNGCGKSTLLKSVSKLLEPSKGVITLGDENVQDLSNKQLAQKLGVVGQFHEINFDFSIRDMLLLGRSPYKGLMERDNALDYEIVNQVLLQLDLEKIADRSFLSLSGGEKQRVILGRTLVQQPKFLVLDEPTNHLDIRHQLSILRTVGSLPIGVLAALHDLNLAVRFTDYLYAMKDGRIIKEGRPEEVLTEAVIKELYEVDCHTYVNPISGKQTIEFL, from the coding sequence ATGAATTTAACGATTGATAACGTATCGGTATCTATTGCCTCTCAGAAGATTATAGAAGATATTTCCTTGCACGTTAGTAAAAACCAATTTGTAGGTGTGATCGGACCGAATGGCTGTGGGAAATCGACTTTATTGAAAAGTGTTTCTAAACTACTTGAACCCAGTAAGGGAGTCATTACTCTGGGTGATGAAAATGTTCAAGATCTTTCAAATAAACAGCTCGCACAAAAATTAGGTGTTGTGGGGCAGTTTCACGAAATCAATTTTGATTTTTCCATCCGTGACATGTTATTACTCGGACGCTCACCATATAAAGGTTTGATGGAGAGAGACAATGCTTTAGATTATGAAATTGTTAATCAGGTTCTTCTTCAACTGGACTTGGAAAAAATCGCGGATAGGAGTTTCTTATCATTGTCAGGTGGAGAAAAACAGCGGGTCATATTAGGTAGAACGTTGGTCCAACAGCCTAAATTTTTAGTTTTAGATGAGCCTACTAATCATTTGGATATCAGACATCAATTGAGTATTTTAAGAACAGTCGGTTCCTTACCTATTGGTGTATTAGCAGCTTTACATGATTTGAATTTAGCTGTACGCTTTACAGATTACTTGTATGCGATGAAAGATGGACGGATCATTAAAGAAGGAAGACCAGAAGAAGTTTTAACAGAAGCGGTCATTAAAGAATTGTATGAAGTGGATTGTCACACCTATGTTAACCCTATTTCAGGTAAACAAACCATTGAATTTCTATGA
- a CDS encoding SWIM zinc finger family protein, whose product MSRYGFYEYESMAEKKEKAERKLTTYQRKHPDAQPILLTGTKIANSFWGKAWCDHLKHYADYDNRINRGRSYIKNGFVFDLTIEKGIIQGVVCGSSSKLYQVDIAIDPITDQRFVHQIGGHIESLEALANGQFPKTLAETFLTNENGLFPNLNEINLSCDCPDWAHMCKHISAVLYAVGAKLDLDPLLLFELRGIDTTALIKKSVEEKMTTLLENAHTATSSRIIEDDAIIDLFDL is encoded by the coding sequence ATGAGCCGATATGGTTTTTATGAGTATGAAAGTATGGCCGAAAAAAAGGAAAAAGCTGAACGTAAACTGACGACCTATCAAAGAAAGCATCCTGACGCTCAGCCTATTTTGCTTACAGGTACTAAAATCGCCAATTCTTTTTGGGGAAAAGCGTGGTGCGATCATCTAAAACACTATGCGGATTATGATAACCGCATCAACCGCGGACGTTCGTACATCAAAAATGGTTTTGTCTTTGATTTAACGATTGAAAAAGGAATCATTCAAGGAGTTGTCTGCGGCAGCAGCTCAAAATTATATCAAGTCGACATTGCCATCGATCCGATTACGGATCAACGATTCGTTCACCAAATCGGCGGACACATTGAAAGTTTAGAAGCACTGGCAAATGGCCAATTCCCTAAAACACTCGCTGAAACTTTTTTGACCAACGAGAACGGCTTGTTTCCTAATCTAAACGAAATCAACCTCTCTTGCGATTGTCCGGATTGGGCACATATGTGCAAACATATTTCTGCAGTCCTTTACGCTGTAGGAGCTAAATTGGATTTGGACCCATTGCTTCTATTCGAATTGCGGGGAATTGATACAACGGCTTTAATCAAAAAATCCGTTGAAGAAAAAATGACGACATTATTAGAAAATGCGCATACTGCAACATCTAGTCGTATTATTGAAGACGATGCGATTATTGACCTTTTTGATTTATAA